In a genomic window of Candidatus Parvarchaeota archaeon:
- a CDS encoding TIGR00288 family NYN domain-containing protein, translated as MFEKFKAMFEAKDKKGRNIALLVDGPNVIRREMNIDLDFVKKAVQKHGTLKVSKIYLDQYASDKLIEAMVNQGFQPVITTGDVDVTMAVEAMEQVFNPAIHTIALMTRDIDFRPVLVKAKELGKETIIIGAEPGFSVALKNTADVVIIAQTK; from the coding sequence ATGTTTGAGAAATTCAAGGCCATGTTTGAGGCAAAGGACAAGAAGGGAAGGAACATTGCGCTTCTGGTTGATGGGCCAAATGTAATCAGGCGCGAGATGAACATAGACTTGGATTTTGTGAAAAAGGCTGTGCAAAAGCACGGCACGCTAAAAGTGTCAAAGATTTATCTTGACCAGTACGCATCAGACAAGCTGATTGAGGCAATGGTCAACCAGGGCTTCCAGCCTGTGATAACCACCGGGGACGTGGATGTGACAATGGCAGTTGAGGCAATGGAGCAGGTCTTCAACCCCGCAATACACACAATTGCGCTGATGACACGCGACATTGATTTTAGGCCGGTTCTTGTAAAGGCAAAAGAGCTTGGAAAGGAAACGATTATCATAGGGGCTGAGCCTGGGTTTTCTGTTGCCCTAAAAAACACTGCAGATGTGGTTATAATTGCCCAGACAAAATAA